GCGCTAGCGCGGCATTCAATTCGAGCCGGTCGGCGCCAGCAACCTCCGCCGCCTCGGCCTCATCGGCCGACGTGAGACAAACTTCTAGAATTCTCCGCGACATCGAGTGGCGCTCGTCCTCAGCCGAAGTGATGGTCGCGCTCGTGGCTCGCGGTCCTGGCGATTGCGTCGAAGATTTCTTTCCGATGGACCGACACCTCGGGCGGAACAAGACAGGCTAGCCTTGCCGTGTCATCGTGGATGGCGACCAGCTTGACCACGATCTCGCCGTTGATCAGCAACGAATCGTTCTTCTTCAGTGTGAAGATTTGCATCGGCATGCCCTCCTTCCAGTGGCGTCGGACCGCATTCGATCTTGGCCTGGTCGGGCAACATAGCACTCGCTCAGCCGCCTGAGAAGTATCCTATTGGCCTGCTGGCATTGCTAGCAACGATTCGCTGCCGCGAAGCAGGCATATATAGTGCGGTTCCTGGTCTGCCACCGACCTCGACATCGTGCCGATGAATTAGTATCGTTCCGCCCCCACAAATCCCAGGAATCCGCCGCCCCCGATGGAACCCAGCACCGAGTCCATCCGCGAACTCGTTCGTCGCACGCTCCGTGACCTTGGGCTGGCGGATGCGGAGCCGATCGGCGAATCGCTGCTGACGCTGGCCGGCTACTACGTCGGCCGCGAGTTCAAGTTCACCAGCGTGCGGGGCGTCTGGATGGCGAGCCAGGGGCAGGTCAGGTTCTACGGCGACGATGGCCGGGTGTTGCGAGTCGTGGAGGTCGGTGAGCCGCGGCAGACGAAGGCGGCGTGACGAAATGGGGACAGCCAAAGCAGGTGGTCCCGGTTACTTCGCTTGGGCGGCAGGCGTCGCATGAACGACCACCTCCTGGCCCTCCTTCAAATCACCGCCGGTGATTTCCGTCGTCGCGTCATCACTTATGCCAATCTGCAGTTCGACCGGCCGTACGAACTTTCCATCTCGAACCCATACGCGGCGTCGCGGTGGGGTCTTCAGTTGGTCGTCGCGGCTCTTCGACGCAGACGCTTCCCCGCCAACTTTCTCCTCCGCCCCGGGAACGACCCATTCCGGCCGTGGTCGCCAACGGAGGGCGGCGTTCGGAACCAACAAAACGTTATCCCGCCGGGCGACCTCGAATTGCAAATTGGCGGTCATGTAGGGGAGCAGCTTTTCGTCAGTGCCATCGACGGTCAAGACGACCGTGTAGGTGACTTGATTCTGCGTCATTTGCGCGTTGAGCCGGACTTGCCGTACACGGCCATCGAACATCTTGTCGTGGAAGGCGCCCACGGTGAATCTTGCGGCCTGCTCCGGGTGAATTTTGGCGATATCGTCTTCGTTGACCGAGGCCCAAATCTCCAATCTTTTCAAATCGCGCGCGATGAGAAACAGACTCGGCGCGTTGAGGGCGGCCACCACCGTCTGCCCGATGTTCACGCGGCGGTCGATAACCGTTCCCTTCACTGGGGAGACGATCACCGTGGAACTGAGGTTGATCTGCGCTTGTCTGAGCGCAGCCTTCGCCTGATCGACATCGGCCTTCGCAATAGCGAGCGAGGCCTCGGCCATTTTTTGATTCGCGATCGCGGCGCTGTAGTCGGCCTCACTGACCGTCTTCTTAAGACGTCCTGACTTAGCTCGATCCAATTCGCTTTCGGTTTGTTCGGACTTCGCCTGGGCGAACAATACGCTGGCCTCGGCGCGCTCTAGGCCGGCTCTAGCGGAGTCTCGCTGAGTCTGGTACAGCGTGGGATCCATGTGCGCAAGCAACGTGCCCGGCTCAACGCGCGAATTGTAGTCGATCGACTTGTCGGGGTGATCGAGATCGCGGCCGAAATCCGTGATCAATCCGGCGACCTGGGCGCCGACATCGACGACTTCTTCCGGTTCGATGGTTCCCGTCGCGCGAACGGCGACAACCAGATCGCCGCGCGTTACCTTCGCTGTTTGGAAGACCGGCGGCTTGGGATGTTCGCCCGCCGGCTCGTCGGCATTCGCCGGCGTTGAAAGAAAGGCCGCAACCGTCGCGACCAAGAGAGCCTTAACTGACGTCTTGAATCCGGTAGGACGTAAAAACATGTTAGTTTCTCCCGTGTCGTTTTAAGTCGTCTCACCGACGGCCATTCTATCAGGCGACAAGGCCGATCATAACCGCTCGCCATTCCGCGGCCGGGCACGCATTGAAATGTCGATTCCATCGGGTGTGCCGCGCCAGTGGGATCGGACTTGCGAACGCCGAATGGCGTTTAGCTCGTCATCAACCGTGGCATCAGGCGTTTCTAAATGCGGACACCAATTTCAAACGAGCTGCTGTGCCTCTTGAAGCCTTTTTCTCAGCGTGGTGTGTCGCTGGCGGGTGTCGATCCGCCGCACGGCCATCCCCAATGCCTTCTTGCTGCCCACCAGGACAACGAGTCTCTTGCCCCGCGTGACCGCCGTATAAAGCAGGTTTCTCTGGAGCATGAGGTAGTGCTGGGTATGCAGGGGAATGACGACGCGCGTCCGGTGACCCAACCCCTGAGAGGCGTCTCTCACTCGAACGGCACACCAGTGCGGGCCGAAATATCGCGTAGGTCCGTTACGACGGCCGGACTCAGCGGCACGCCCGTCACACGCCGCTCGGCTTCGGCCAAGCGTTCCGGGTCGCCAGGAATAACAACGCCCGGTGTGCCAGGAGCGGGTTTCGTCGCGCGAAAAGTGCGCACCCACTCGTCGATCTGACGCTTGAAGGCATCGGGGTCGATGAAGCCGTCGATCCGCAGCGCCCCCAAGAGGTGGCCAATGCCCTTTCCGACGCTGCGACTGGGGATCTCTTGCTGCAGCGCGAACGGCGGCGCGAACGGTCCCCAGTTGGCTCCGCTCAACACGCAACTCATAATGTCCACCAGGGCAGCCAAGCAGAATCCCTTGTGGCCGCCCTGGTCGCGCGTGCCGCCGAGCGGGACAAGTGCCCCGCCGTCGATCATTTGTTGCGGCTGCGTGACCGCCAGGCCGTCGCTGTCGATGGCCCATCCCTCCGGGATCGGTTTGCTGGCTCGCAAGGCGATCTCGATTTTGCCGTAAGCCGTGGCGCTGGTCTCCATGTCAATGACGATCGGCGGCTCCTCCAACCCTGGAAAGGCGACGGCAATAGGATTGGTGCCGAGCATCCGTTCGGCGCCCCATAGCGGCGCAACGATCTTGGTGGAGTTGGTCATTGCCCAGCCGATCAGGTCATGCTTCAGGGCCTGCAACGGGTAGTAGCCGGCAATCCCAAAATGGTTTGAGTTCCTGACACTTACCCATCGCGAACCGACCGCCAACGCTTTCTCCATCGCGATGATGTTCGCCTTGGGGCCGACCACCAAGCCGAGTCCGTTGTCACCGTCCACGGTTGCGGTGCCGGGTAACTCGCGGATAACGCATACGTTCGCCTGCGGGTTGATCCGGCCGTGATCGAGCATGTCGAAGTAGGCGAGGAGCCGGGCGACACCGTGCGAATCGACTCCGCGTAAGTCGGCGGCGGCCAATACATCAGCGGCGAGGCGAGCGTCGTCGCGTGGCACGCCGCAATGCATGAAGACGCGGGTCGAGAATTCATGCAAACGCTCAATGGGGTAAGTTCGGTTTTCGGCGACAGTCATGATGTCTCCCGGTCGGGGCATGGTGTCACCTCGGGATGGAATGGGTGTGCAAGAAGGTGATTCTAATGCGCCGACAAGTGATGTACAGGGACTCGGGCGTGCCCACACAGACGCTTGCCGAACGGTTTTGGGTGACGGAGAATGGGGGCGAGATTTACGGGTCCAAGCCCCATTCACGCCCGGCGATCCATGTCAACCACGCGGATCTCGATCAACCGAGCGCCCGTTCTGACGCTGTGGGCGGCGGTTGTCGCCGAGCGTTTGGGTTTCAGCACGGAGGAAGCCCTGACTCTGGGCAAGGCCCTGGCGGGTCTGAACGCTCAGGCCAAGGGCCGGCGGCTGGGGATCTTCAAACCTCACGAGACGGCCGCCAAGCAGGCCCGCGAGAAGGCACACGGCGAAGAGCTGTGGATCGAAATCTGCGGGCGGCCAGTGCCGGCCATGAACACGCCTCAAGGCATTCGCGCCGTCAAGGGCGCCGCCGTGATCGACCCCGAGAGCGTCGAGCTTTATTTGAAGCAGAAGTTTGGGGAGAATCTCGGCCTCGTGCGATCGGCGATGGAGGGGCTGGCAAAGAGCTACGATCGCCACGAGCTGGCCGAGGCCGCCTACTCGCTTTACGAGCGATTCCGGCCGGAGATCCCGGACGGAAAGAAGGGGTGGGGAGCCAAGGGTGAATTGGATCTCCGGCTGATCGAGCGATTGGGGAAGTAGGCAGAGCAACTACGAGGAAACAACCATGGGAATGGACGTCGTCGGCCGCAACCCGAGTTCGCCGTCGGGAAAGTATTTCCAAATCCGAGGGGCCAAGACAGCGACTGCCATTACCGGCTTGCCGGCCGGCGCCTGAGCGACGGTGGGCGATCGGCTAGGATTAGCCTGAATGTCCGGCCGAGCGGACGAAGCTGAAACGGAGACGCCCAACCATGAACATCCGTGACAACAGTTTCCTGCACGCGGCGATCAACACCAAGCTGGCAAGCGTGGTTGCGGCCGCACCAATCCGGCCCGACTGGTACGAAGCCTGGATGTCGCTGGGACCGGAATCCAGCGAAGAAGAACGGCTCAAGGTCTACCAGTCGATCCGTAACGCGGGGACCGTGTCCGACGACGCCGGATTCTACTTGGTCGCCTGGCAGATTGACGTCATCGCCAGCCAGTTCGCGGAAAAAGCCTTTTGTGAGATGGATGAACGTCTCGCGGCGATCGAACGGGCGCACGGCCTTGAGGAAGCGGATTTCTGGGGACCCAACGAGGCGCCCGAGGAATATGAGACCCTGCGCCATAAGCAGCGTGTGGCCTGGGACAGGATCTTCGCCGACAAGCTCCAAGAGTTCGGCGAGCATGAACTGGCCCGGAAATTCCGAGATGATCCGGAGGGATTCCGGAAGCGAAGCGAAAACGGGCGGCAGTATTTTCACGGACCCGGTCCCGTGGCATGGCTGAATGAAATGGTCGAGGCCGTGGCCGACCACGTGACGGCCGATGGCGTGGCCGGCCCGCTGGGGGTTCGATACAGCGAAGAGGATGGAATCTGGGTCGTGTTGATCTACCTCCCACCCGTCGAGCTGATCGGCGGTGCCAACGATGGCGAAATCGTCGCTCCTGGATTCTTCCTGGATCTGGACGGACTGCGATCAATGTTCGACCGCGTGGATGATTTTTCCTGGCAGGCCTTTGGCCTCACCGACGACGATGGCCCGCATGTGTCGATCGAGGGAATCTATCAGGGGCATGAGGTCTTCCTGCAAGTGCAGGCGTACGCCCCCGAATACGAAGATCCGGGCGCGAAGATTGATCAAAGCTAATCGTCGCCGGCCAGCCGGCTCCGTTTGGCCCGACAGGACGGCATTCTACGGCCCCAGCCGAATGGTGATTCCCGCGGCTCGGGTCCGAGATTTTCACCCCGACTTCAAAAGATCAAGGAAAACGATGACCGAAGGGTTGCCGACGGCGGTGTAGTGGCCGGTGAAGTTGAGGCCGCCCGCTTTGCGATCCACACGGAAGACGACGATGTTGTCGCCGCGCTGATTGCAACAATAGAGGAATTGGCCGGTGGGATCGAAGTTGAAACTGCGAGGATAATCACCGCGCGCCCATTCTTCCCCGACATAAGTTAGGACGCCGTCGCGGCCAACGGAAAAAATCCCGATACTGTCGTGCAGCCGGTTCCCCGCATAGGCAAACCGGCCATCGGCGGAGACCAGGATCTCGGAGCAAAAGTTGCTGCCGGCAAACCCGGGCGGCACG
Above is a window of Pirellulales bacterium DNA encoding:
- a CDS encoding carbon storage regulator; the encoded protein is MQIFTLKKNDSLLINGEIVVKLVAIHDDTARLACLVPPEVSVHRKEIFDAIARTASHERDHHFG
- a CDS encoding Ldh family oxidoreductase, with the translated sequence MPRPGDIMTVAENRTYPIERLHEFSTRVFMHCGVPRDDARLAADVLAAADLRGVDSHGVARLLAYFDMLDHGRINPQANVCVIRELPGTATVDGDNGLGLVVGPKANIIAMEKALAVGSRWVSVRNSNHFGIAGYYPLQALKHDLIGWAMTNSTKIVAPLWGAERMLGTNPIAVAFPGLEEPPIVIDMETSATAYGKIEIALRASKPIPEGWAIDSDGLAVTQPQQMIDGGALVPLGGTRDQGGHKGFCLAALVDIMSCVLSGANWGPFAPPFALQQEIPSRSVGKGIGHLLGALRIDGFIDPDAFKRQIDEWVRTFRATKPAPGTPGVVIPGDPERLAEAERRVTGVPLSPAVVTDLRDISARTGVPFE
- a CDS encoding efflux RND transporter periplasmic adaptor subunit encodes the protein MFLRPTGFKTSVKALLVATVAAFLSTPANADEPAGEHPKPPVFQTAKVTRGDLVVAVRATGTIEPEEVVDVGAQVAGLITDFGRDLDHPDKSIDYNSRVEPGTLLAHMDPTLYQTQRDSARAGLERAEASVLFAQAKSEQTESELDRAKSGRLKKTVSEADYSAAIANQKMAEASLAIAKADVDQAKAALRQAQINLSSTVIVSPVKGTVIDRRVNIGQTVVAALNAPSLFLIARDLKRLEIWASVNEDDIAKIHPEQAARFTVGAFHDKMFDGRVRQVRLNAQMTQNQVTYTVVLTVDGTDEKLLPYMTANLQFEVARRDNVLLVPNAALRWRPRPEWVVPGAEEKVGGEASASKSRDDQLKTPPRRRVWVRDGKFVRPVELQIGISDDATTEITGGDLKEGQEVVVHATPAAQAK
- a CDS encoding ATP-binding domain-containing protein — its product is MRDASQGLGHRTRVVIPLHTQHYLMLQRNLLYTAVTRGKRLVVLVGSKKALGMAVRRIDTRQRHTTLRKRLQEAQQLV